The following proteins come from a genomic window of Archocentrus centrarchus isolate MPI-CPG fArcCen1 chromosome 3, fArcCen1, whole genome shotgun sequence:
- the slc17a6b gene encoding vesicular glutamate transporter 2.1, translating into MESVKMKATAGVKEFAGKTLGHMYRVIERRQKTGEVIELTEDGRPREAAEKKPPLCDCYCFGLPRRYIIAIMSGLGFCISFGIRCNLGVAIVGMVNNSTIHQNGKIIIKEKAKFNWDPETVGMIHGSFFWGYIVTQIPGGYISSRLAANRVFGAAIVLTSTLNMFIPSAARVHYGCVIFVRILQGLVEGVTYPACHGIWSKWAPPLERSRLATISFCGSYAGAVIAMPLAGILVQYSGWSSVFYVYGCVGIFWYMFWILVSYESPAEHPTITDEERCYIEESIGESAKLMGPAEKFKTPWRKFFTSMPVYAIIVANFCRSWTFYLLLISQPAYFEEVFGFEISKVGILSALPHLVMTIIVPIGGQLADYLRSRNILSTTTVRKIMNCGGFGMEATLLLVVGYSHSKGVAISFLVLAVGFSGFAISGFNVNHLDIAPRYASILMGISNGVGTLSGMVCPLIVGAMTKHKTREEWQYVFLIASMVHYGGVVFYGIFASGEKQPWADPELTSEEKCGFIDEDELAEETGDITQSYGAFGGPAKTYGATTQVNGGWAASWEKTEEYVQEEAQGGGYGYRQDEGYS; encoded by the exons ATGGAGTCAGTAAAGATGAAAGCCACGGCGGGGGTGAAGGAATTTGCGGGGAAGACCCTGGGTCATATGTACAG GGTTATAGAGAGGAGGCAGAAAACCGGGGAGGTGATCGAGCTCACGGAGGATGGAAGGCCACGGGAGGCCGCTGAGAAGAAACCCCCGCTGTGCGACTGCTACTGCTTCGGTTTGCCCCGCCGCTACATCATCGCCATCATGAGCGGCCTGGGCTTCTGCATCTCCTTCGGCATCCGGTGTAACCTGGGCGTGGCCATAGTGGGCATGGTCAATAACAGCACCATTCACCAGAACGGCAAGATCATCATCAAAGAG AAAGCCAAGTTCAACTGGGATCCAGAGACGGTGGGAATGATTCACGGATCTTTTTTCTGGGGCTATATCGTGACACAAATCCCGGGAGGATACATATCCTCCAGGCTGGCAGCTAACAG GGTATTCGGTGCAGCCATTGTCCTCACCTCCACTCTCAACATGTTCATTCCCTCCGCTGCCCGAGTCCACTATGGGTGTGTCATTTTTGTCAGGATATTACAAGGGCTGGTGGAG GGAGTCACCTACCCAGCCTGTCATGGGATCTGGAGTAAATGGGCGCCACCATTAGAAAGGAGTCGTCTGGCTACCATCTCATTCTGTG GCTCTTATGCTGGTGCTGTGATAGCGATGCCCCTGGCTGGGATCTTGGTTCAGTATTCAGGATGGTCCTCGGTGTTTTATGTCTATG GATGCGTTGGCATCTTCTGGTATATGTTCTGGATTCTTGTGTCTTATGAGAGCCCTGCTGAACATCCAACCATCACGGATGAGGAACGCTGCTACATTGAGGAGAGCATTGGAGAGAGTGCCAAGCTAATGGGCCCTGCAGAG AAATTCAAGACACCCTGGAGGAAGTTCTTCACCTCTATGCCTGTCTATGCAATCATTGTGGCCAACTTCTGCAGGAGCTGGACGTTTTACCTGTTGCTGATTAGCCAACCTGCATATTTTGAAGAAGTGTTTGGTTTCGAGATAAGCAAG GTAGGCATACTATCTGCCCTCCCCCACTTGGTGATGACCATCATTGTGCCCATTGGTGGCCAGCTGGCCGACTACCTGCGCAGCAGGAACATCCTGTCAACTACCACTGTCAGGAAAATCATGAACTGCGGAG GATTTGGCATGGAGGCCACATTGCTTCTGGTGGTAGGATATTCCCACAGCAAAGGAGTGGCAATCTCCTTCCTCGTGCTTGCAGTGGGCTTCAGTGGATTTGCTATATCAG gcTTCAATGTCAATCACCTGGATATTGCTCCACGTTATGCCAGTATCTTGATGGGCATCTCTAATGGTGTGGGTACCCTATCTGGCATGGTGTGCCCACTGATTGTTGGTGCTATGACAAAGCACAAG ACCAGAGAGGAATGGCAGTATGTATTCCTCATAGCCTCCATGGTGCATTACGGGGGCGTGGTCTTCTACGGCATCTTTGCATCAGGAGAAAAACAGCCATGGGCTGACCCTGAACTGACCAGCGAGGAAAAATGTGGCTTCATTGATGAGGACGAGCTGGCAGAAGAAACAGGTGACATCACTCAAAGTTACGGTGCTTTCGGCGGGCCGGCCAAGACATATGGTGCAACCACGCAGGTGAATGGAGGCTGGGCTGCCAGCTGGGAGAAGACAGAGGAATATGTCCAGGAAGAAGCACAGGGAGGAGGCTACGGATACAGGCAGGATGAGGGATACTCCTAG